ATGAAGATAGCataatcaattgaaaataaagagaGTGTCACAGGAAGCAACACAGTGGACTACCTTATTGCATGATTGTCATCCCTCAATGTGCTTCTTAGACTGTACTGAGGACTTTGATATGGTTATTCACAAATATACTGTCACCACAAATTAGCTTTGTACCTCTCTCTCAATACAAGGCCAGAGACAATCTTCTCACTGTCAACAATCGTGAATAAATCCAAGCAAGGAAGATGGATTCCAACCATATCCactaaatcttcaaaaaaaattatctctccATCTACTATGATAGCACCATTCCATGCCGGcatcaaattaaatgatgatttcgtacattaacaacaaaatattttaaccacGAGAGAACCTTACTGCAGGAAACCAAGCAATCGATAACATGATTCTTTGAAGGTTTCTTGCAACCAATAAAAAGAAGGAGATTGTTCCTTGCAAAATCCGATGATTCCTCAAAATGCCTTTAAAGAGACAGAAATTTATGAAAACTAGTTCAGGGCTGACCCCTGCTTTAGTTTGAGTATACCGTAAGCCACATCAGGCAAGACCTACAGTCTAAAGAAACATGTTTTAGGATTGAAATGCCAAGAGACCGAATCAACCGACAAGTGTTCTGGTATAATTCAAAATGGAAATGTACATCATTCCAACTATGGTtaacaccatcatcatcatcatagagCAAAAGAATATGTCTAAGAGCTCTTGCTTCccattttcatgaaaaagtaccgaaaataaattaaattaaagaaaaatcaataaataaaacaaaacaaaacatacccAGTACCCTCAAAAATGTTCCTGCAaattttcatcttcttcgtAGCACCTTTATACAGCTCCTCCAAACTACAAGGCAGCAAATTCTCAATCGCGTTCGGCTTTTTCATGTCTCCTCCATTACCAAagtagctgctgctgctgctattattagtattattccTAAAATGCCCTCTACTATAATTCCCTCTCTCATTCCCACCACCAGCACTCTCCGATCCAAACAACTCCTCATAAATATCCTCCGCATCCCTCGGCTTGAACCTGAACGACGGATTGGGGTGCTGCCTCTGAAAATAATGCCTGGACGTCGAAGGAGACGGCGGCGGACACTGCCCTGATTTCAACCCCTCTTCACCATACAAATCGTAGATCTGCCGCTTCTGGGGATCACTGAGGACATCGTAGGCTTCGgagatttgtttaaatttagcCTCGGCTTCGGTTCTTTTAGCGGTAGGGTTCTTGTCAGGATGCCAAATCATCGCTAAACGTTTATATGATTTCCTCAGATCATCCTCGCTTGCATTTCTGTTCACTTTCAGTATGTTATAGTAATCTACGCCCATCCCTGTCTCTGCTCTcctgccttcttcttcttctgtttctttATGTAGGTTTTGGAAGGGGGTCAGCCGCTGATGGAGAAGAGGGCTTCACGACCGTCGGATAATATACGTCAATCTTGATGCGAATCTGACGGTTATGGTTTGACTGAAAGAAAGGAGACCATGTCATGCGGGGTCCTCACCACCCTTTCGTTTTTCTATTTGTGGCAAACCTTGGCCCAGCTGTGGGATGACAGCCCACGGCCCAATCTCACAATCACAACATTATTGAACACCGGTGCTTATTTGAGAATGTGGTTATAGTagttttttgaagtattttttatattgaaatgtatcaaaataattatttttttatttttttaaaattattttttaaaatcagtgcattaaaacgatccaaaatatatataaaaattaatttttagcaaaaataaaaaaaaatatatatttaaaaaaaaaacgggtaCAACCACATTTCCAAACGCTCACGAGCGCCCCaattgttaaagttttatttttatctatctaATTCCAAAGTTATCGTTCtttctataattaaaattatttaaaaaatagtaattataaaattaaaccttACCTTATTTCCTCTGACCAAACAAAGATGGGGTTCATAACCTTCATTTCCATCACTTTAATCCAAACAACAAAatgttatgatttatatttataatttaataaattttagtgATTATAACATTTTACCTTACCTTATTTACAAAGATGGATTTCATAACcttatcttcattttattttagtcctttGCTCtcaccttctttttttctttttctttgcttatTTCGGTCTTCATTCTTAccattttctcttgtttttcctcttttttttttattttaactttttgtctttcccaaaccaaataaaaaaaatactaaaacacaaaaaggataaaacttaaaaaaaaaaacaaattaaataaatcatgaaatatgcattttttgagattttggaataccttatcttttcattttaagtttttcttataGAGTTATTGGTATGATagacaaagataaatttttttatgaagttgtttgatatatatttgaaccgtataaaaatcaaatttttttttcttatctaaagctgttttaaagaagaaattttgTTACACTAAAGGAGGTAGGACAATCTTATCTAATTCTTTGCACAAGGATTGTTATTTATGAAATGACTACACtactctttataaaaaaaatatacactaAATTAAATccgtccattttttttaataataagtatTAACTAATTAAAATCACATCTAAACTGATACTCAAACAACAACATAAACCCTAAATCAAGGAATTAGGGTTTTGGACCAAAATGTTGACGGGAAGGCCTAAGGGCAGTGAATTATAAGTAGTAGTAGCGCCAAAGAAGACAATATCGACGCTCCCTCCATTTCCACTCATGACAAGCACATGATTGATAGTGTTGGTGGTGTACACGATACTTGTGCTCAAGGAATAGGAGGGAGATAGTAGTGAAGCTTCGAAGAATACTTAAAAACATGCCAGTTTGAGTTAGTAATACCTTTGACATTTCTACTAGTTCTTGTTCTGGTTTTGGTTTTGCTTTTGGTGATTTTCACCAAgtgatttgtcttttttctttaatttctaaaattattaatcaCAAATTTTagtgttggtttttttattttgtgatttttatgtgttttatgtTTGTGTTAAAATAGATGGAGTGAATAACACTTGTAATGCA
The sequence above is drawn from the Populus alba chromosome 15, ASM523922v2, whole genome shotgun sequence genome and encodes:
- the LOC118033488 gene encoding uncharacterized protein, encoding MGVDYYNILKVNRNASEDDLRKSYKRLAMIWHPDKNPTAKRTEAEAKFKQISEAYDVLSDPQKRQIYDLYGEEGLKSGQCPPPSPSTSRHYFQRQHPNPSFRFKPRDAEDIYEELFGSESAGGGNERGNYSRGHFRNNTNNSSSSSYFGNGGDMKKPNAIENLLPCSLEELYKGATKKMKICRNIFEGTGKVRTLEEILTIEIKPGWKKGTKITFPEKGNQEPGIIPADIVFVIDEKPHATYVRDGNDLVIKQEITLLEALTGKTFNLTTLDGRNIVLPLTDIVKPGVEVVVPNEGMPISKEPGKKGNLRVKIDVRYPSRLTSEQKLELRRVLGGVS